The Mytilus trossulus isolate FHL-02 chromosome 3, PNRI_Mtr1.1.1.hap1, whole genome shotgun sequence genome contains a region encoding:
- the LOC134709934 gene encoding uncharacterized protein LOC134709934: MASLSVEEENFVRMSLLLTGISPRAARTFFDSEFAPACLGASIKKEFNKLFDLKKKHIINQSQWNLLFPGLPDVPDSKTFDVTLMLLLLRNLTPMTHPSCGFDRLPSPTEITPAADLARIKDYRNYLAHLNDGKLDAGFFNNAWNDITCAIDRLGGQQMKQECEHLKNKPLDQTNQEIMMDIKRSNDEIQELKESLESLKKSHTKMIKSHELLQERHAEVKKSHDILQDDHRNDTDEMEKIRISQKDLVPWNIREMINDTLKDWKDNDDNMFIDTRAAQYVLKCIKENSCVTITASSGVGKTATLRHVALQMAKEEFDVIPVTNPADIVRFCNPKKKTLFVVDDLCGNFSLHQSDIKSWEPIMENIKKALDKKQTKILAACRLQVYQDGKFDCLSVFKSCVCNMLSRDICLSKTEKDSIAKLYLNDKASEIIDFSDLYDCFPLLCKLYPNSPKLVITDFFQNPFLIYETEVDKFLKKSHYAKYCALALCVMFNNKLKKEMFTEDVNAETRTIIENTCEACRLDRGTSRLVLKDELEALTHTFIKKEQNMYKIIHDKIFDFLSKIYGQQMIVCLIRNADCGLIKERFLLEKQDNMNQFITIIPPAYHQMYIQRMIDDWSKGKVQNTFSNINMKIPQFRQRYLRYLITLDIPIQRQLANICDENDVKDNFYDNVYDTALLYCCYMGYFSLVKWCCNHNVNVNRCTCNGQSPILTSCEYGHTEIVKMLIDRGADYNKGDKHGRSPVMKACEHGYIEIVEMLIDRGADYDKGDWRDHTPVMKACELGYTELVEMLLDRGADYNKCDWRDQTPVMKACEHGYTEIVKMLLDRGVDYNKCDKHVRSPVMKACEHGHIEIVKLLVNKGADCLKFSNDGCSPVMKACEHGHTEIVKMLLEIGANYNKCDIWDQSSVMKASEHGHTEIVKLLLGRGADYNKCDWSGQSSIMKASEHGHTEIVKMLLDRGADYNKCDKYGCSPVIKACEHCHIEILKMLIDRGADYNKRDSSGQSPVMKACEHGHTEIVKMLLDKRVNYNKCDKHGCSPVMKACERGHIDIVKMLVDRGAYFNKCDDRGQSSVMKASEHGHTEIVEFLIDRGADCLKCSNDGSSPVMKACEHGHTKTVTMLLDRGANYIECDKYGCSPIIKAFEHGHTETVKMLLDRGANYNECEEFGYSLVMKACKLGHTEIVKLLLDRGADSNKCEYLDQSALMMACEYGHTEIVKLLVDRGVYYDGPAIDGFSPVMKACELDRNTGSCDERSQSPVMKGCEHGHTKIVKVLVDRGGYWNECDGDGKTPLMKAYAHGHTEIVNTVMPKCRS, encoded by the exons TGCTACTATTACTAAGGAACTTGACTCCAATGACCCATCCTTCTTGTGGATTTGACCGTCTACCTTCTCCAACAGAAATCACACCAGCTGCAGATTTAGCTAGGATCAAAGACTACAGGAATTACCTGGCTCATCTAAATGATGGCAAGCTAGACGCAGGGTTCTTCAATAATGCTTGGAATGATATAACTTGT GCCATAGATAGATTAGGTGGGCAGCAAATGAAACAGGAGTGTgaacatctgaaaaataaaccaCTAGATCAAACCAACCAAGAAATAATGATGGACATTAAACGGTCTAATGATGAAATCCAGGAACTAAAAGAATCATTGGAAAGTTTGAAGAAATCACATACTAAGATGATAAAATCTCATGAATTACTTCAAGAACGCCATGCTGAGGTAAAGAAATCACATGATATATTACAAGATGACCATAGGAATGATACAGACGAAATGGAAAAAATTAGGATTTCTCAAAAGGACCTTGTGCCTTGGAATATAAGAG aaatgATTAATGATACACTAAAAGATTGGAAGGACAATGATGATAACATGTTTATAGATACAAGAGCTGCCCAGTATGTACTCAAATGTATCAAGGAAAACAGTTGTGTAACTATTACAGCTAGTTCTGGTGTAGGGAAGACAGCTACACTGAGACATGTGGCTTTACAAATGGCTAAAGAAGAATTTGATGTCATTCCAGTTACAAACCCAGCTGACATTGTGAGGTTTTGCAATcctaaaaagaaaacattgtttGTTGTTGATGATTTATGTGGAAACTTTTCACTCCATCAGAGTGACATAAAAAGTTGGGAACCAATCATggagaatataaaaaaagctcttgataaaaaacaaacaaaaatacttgCAGCATGTCGGTTACAAGTGTACCAAGATGGAAAGTTTGATTGTTTATCAGTTTTCAAGTCATGTGTATGTAACATGTTATCAAGGGACATTTGCTTgtcaaaaactgaaaaagattCAATAGCAAAATTATATCTCAATGATAAAGCCTCTGAGATAATTGACTTTTCTGATTTATATGACTGTTTTCCACTTTTATGTAAATTGTACCCCAATAGTCCTAAACTTGTTATTACAGATTTCTTTCAGAAtccatttttgatttatgaaacAGAGGTTGATAAGTTTCTAAAGAAAAGCCATTACGCTAAATACTGTGCTTTGGCATTATGTGTCATGTTTAACAACAAGTTGAAGAAAGAAATGTTTACAGAAGATGTGAATGCAGAAACTAGAACAATTATTGAGAACACGTGCGAGGCATGCAGATTAGACAGGGGAACATCAAGACTGGTACTAAAGGATGAACTTGAGGCACTcacacatacatttataaagaaAGAACAAAACATGTACAAGataatacatgataaaatatttgattttctttcaAAGATATACGGACAACAGATGATAGTTTGCTTgataagaaatgcagattgtggTTTAATAAAGGAAagatttttattagaaaaacagGACAACATGAACCAGTTTATAACTATTATACCTCCAGCTTATCATCAGATGTACATTCAGAGAATGATTGATGACTGGTCAAAGGGAAAAGTTCAGAATACATTTAGTAACATTAATATGAAGATACCTCAGTTCAGACAGAGATATCTCAGATATTTGATTACACTAGACATACCCATACAGAGGCAACTAGCAAACATCTGTGATGAAAACGACGTTAAGGACAATTTTTATGATAATGTCTATGATACTGCTTTATTATATTGTTGTTACATGGGATATTTTTCTTTGGTCAAGTGGTGTTGTAATCATAATGTGAATGTAAACAGGTGTACATGTAATGGTCAGTCTCCCATTTTGACTTCTTGTGAATATGGTCATACAGAAATAGTGAAAATGTTGATAGACAGAGGAGCAGACTATAATAAAGGTGATAAGCATGGTCGTTCCCCTGTAATGAAGGCCTGTGAACATGGTTATATAGAAATAGTTGAGATGTTGATAGACCGAGGAGCAGACTATGATAAAGGTGACTGGAGGGATCACACACCTGTAATGAAGGCCTGTGAACTTGGTTATACAGAATTAGTTGAGATGTTGTTAGACAGAGGAGCAGACTATAATAAATGTGACTGGAGGGATCAAACACCTGTAATGAAGGCCTGTGAACATGGGTATACAGAAATAGTTAAGATGCTGTTAGACAGAGGAGTAGACTATAATAAATGTGATAAACATGTTCGTTCGCCTGTAATGAAGGCATGTGAACATGGTCATATAGAAATAGTAAAACTGTTGGTAAACAAAGGGGCAGACTGTCTTAAATTCAGTAATGATGGTTGTTCACCCGTAATGAAGGCTTGTGAACATGGTCATACGGAAATAGTGAAAATGTTGTTAGAAATAGGAgcaaattataataaatgtgacATTTGGGATCAGTCATCTGTAATGAAGGCTTCTGAACATGGTCATACAGAAATAGTAAAGTTGTTGTTAGGCAGAGGAGCGGACTATAATAAATGTGACTGGAGTGGTCAGTCATCTATAATGAAGGCTTCTGAACATGGTCATACAGAAATAGTAAAGATGTTGTTAGACAGAGGTGCAGACTATAATAAATGTGATAAATATGGTTGTTCACCTGTAATTAAGGCATGTGAACATtgtcatattgaaatattgaagatGTTGATTGACAGAGGAGCAGACTATAATAAACGTGACTCAAGTGGTCAGTCACCTGTAATGAAGGCATGTGAACATGGTCATACAGAAATAGTAAAGATGTTGTTAGACAAAAGAGTAAACTATAATAAATGTGATAAACATGGTTGTTCACCTGTAATGAAGGCTTGTGAACGTGGTCATATAGATATAGTTAAGATGTTGGTAGACAGAGGGGCATACTTTAATAAATGTGATGATAGGGGTCAGTCATCTGTAATGAAGGCTTCTGAGCATGGTCATACAGAAATAGTAGAGTTTTTGATAGACAGAGGGGCAGACTGCCTTAAATGTAGTAATGATGGTTCTTCACCAGTAATGAAGGCATGTGAACATGGTCATACAAAAACAGTGACAATGTTGTTAGACAGAGGAGCAAACTATATTGAATGTGATAAATATGGTTGTTCACCTATAATTAAGGCGTTTGAACATGGTCATACAGAAACCGTGAAAATGTTGTTAGACAGAGGAGCAAACTATAATGAATGTGAGGAATTCGGTTATTCACTTGTAATGAAGGCTTGTAAACTTGGTCATACAGAAATAGTAAAGTTGTTGTTAGACAGAGGAGCAGACTCTAATAAATGTGAATATTTGGATCAGTCAGCTTTAATGATGGCTTGTGAATATGGTCATACAGAAATAGTTAAGTTGTTGGTAGACAGAGGAGTATACTATGATGGACCTGCTATAGATGGGTTTTCACCTGTAATGAAGGCTTGTGAACTAG ATAGAAATACTGGTTCATGTGATGAAAGGAGTCAGTCACCTGTAATGAAGGGGTGCGAACATGGTCATACAAAAATAGTAAAGGTGCTGGTAGACAGAGGCGGTTACTGGAATGAATGTGATGGTGATGGCAAGACACCTCTAATGAAGGCATATGCACATGGTCATACAGAAATAGTAAATACTGTTATGCCTAAGTGTAGGAGTTGA
- the LOC134709935 gene encoding uncharacterized protein LOC134709935, whose product MDLLVKWLGTESSIFAKIIRAANAHDPPRGLQRIYDRLQERYGRPEMVESALKRKLNAFQTITNKDCAKLYDLLDILTEIESSMLNPKYTTLLSYYNSSSGINPILVKLPHFLQEKWTTHASSYKKSHSIAFPPFSLFVSYIRDMCQIRNDPAFSYNSVISTANPKQRPSVISRRLDVSSESSVRCPLHKAGQTLNDCRGFRKYPIQDRQKFLREKRICFKCCETNEHFASNCTVNVKCAVCGNKRHATAMHIDRYTQNRTQADNEKPLTADGGEHSEDNVTVKCTTLCGDIRVGRSCGKTVLVDVYLPNAPEKSKKVYAAIDDQSNRTLITPELFDDLGIQGQHAQFNMSSCNGNSTMKCRVADSICVQSIDGKSTFELQDVIECDSIPSELPEIATPEVASAYSHLNRISSYLPPLDPSIKVELLIGRDIPEIHHVQEQITGDKGEPFAQRLALGWVVIGEVCLGKVHAPNKISVRKTHVLNDGRCTTFPLCENNIEISDLKDDIFIRTTNDNKVGLSVEDRQFLSLMETDFRKDDTGHWSAPLPFKQPKPPIPNNRSQAWKRAHILDTSLRKNQTKRDHFMTFMEKVLNSGAAEIAPKVISGECWYLPLFGVYHHKKPDQIRGVFDSSAVYGDVSLNNLLMSGPDLTNNLVGILMRFRKNAIAITGDIEQMFYQFRVSNHHRDYLRFFWYQDNDFSKPLIEYRMTSHVFGNTPSPAVASYGLRQAVATSDEDVRAFVCNDFYVDDGLTSFTNKEQAIDLVKRTQNDLKTNGHIRFHKIVSNDIDVMKAFPSDDLGKDLKHLDLCSDILPTQQSLGITWDLHSDNFVFHVNNDVKPITRRGLLSSINSLFDPLGFVSPIVISGKIILREVVPSGTDWDEPLSSEHADRWNLWLESLRSLGNFEIPRMITPESVSTANHLETHIFCDASEQAISSVAYLKSVNETGNASLGFLMGKTKLAPLKGHTIPRLELCAAVLGAELGEVICDNMNLLPETCHYYTDSQVVLGYISNTKRRFFTYVTNRVEKIHKTSNPSQWSYISTDQNPADAGTRFSSSPDMILVNRWITGPTCLLSHDVIEDNSYPLVTPTEDKEVRPLVLSKKTVIRNPEIGCHRFTNFSSLKALIRAVSFLRHFVRTWKSKSSSQKVSEDKDSPKFQKETESFIIRQIQNEIFEKEIYNLNEHKPISKERSMLKLDPFIDEHGVVRVGGRLKHSDLTLAEKHSILIPGSHHFAKLIVLHYHEQIRHQGRHLTEGSIRSAGFWIIGLKRLVNTVISECVLCRRFRGNLMTQKMSDLPEERLKSCPPFTYVGVDCFGPWDIVTRRTRGGSVNSKRWAVLFSCMSSRAVHIEVIEEMSTSSFINALRRFMSLRGKVKEFFSDRGTNFVGAANELGIPAICVEDKTLKTFLNEKGTIWKFNTPYSSHMGGSWERLIGIARRIIDSILYDARHNKLTHEVLCTFMAETTAIMNSRPLIPISSDPDSPKLSIPTFFMR is encoded by the coding sequence ATGGATTTATTGGTCAAATGGTTGGGTACAGAATCTTCCATATTTGCTAAAATCATCCGTGCTGCTAATGCTCATGATCCACCTAGAGGTCTACAAAGAATATATGATCGTCTACAAGAAAGATACGGTAGGCCTGAAATGGTTGAAAGTGCACTGAAACGAAAGTTAAATGCTTTTCAAACAATTACAAACAAAGACTGTGCAAAACTTTATGATCTATTGGACATACTTACTGAAATTGAATCTTCTATGTTAAATCCAAAGTACACAACACTGCTTAGCTACTACAATTCCTCCTCTGGTATAAATCCGATTCTTGTCAAGTTACCTCACTTTCTACAAGAGAAATGGACTACTCATGCGTCTTCTTACAAGAAATCTCATAGCATAGCTTTTCCACCATTCAGTCTTTTTGTAAGTTATATTCGAGACATGTGTCAAATTCGAAATGATCCTGCCTTTTCGTACAATAGTGTCATTTCAACTGCTAATCCTAAACAACGTCCGTCAGTGATATCCAGGAGACTAGACGTATCTTCCGAAAGTTCAGTTAGATGCCCACTACACAAGGCAGGACAAACCCTCAACGACTGTCGGGGATTCAGGAAATATCCAATACAAGATCGTCAGAAGTTTCTACGTGAAAagagaatttgttttaaatgctgTGAAACAAATGAACATTTCGCCTCTAACTGTACAGTGAATGTTAAATGTGCCGTATGTGGAAACAAACGCCATGCCACAGCAATGCATATAGACCGATATACTCAAAATCGCACACAAGCCGATAATGAAAAGCCTCTCACAGCTGATGGCGGGGAGCATAGTGAGGACAATGTAACTGTCAAATGTACCACTCTTTGTGGTGACATCCGGGTTGGTCGTTCCTGTGGAAAGACCGTTCTAGTAGATGTATACTTACCAAACGCCCCGGAGAAGTCGAAGAAAGTCTATGCTGCCATAGACGATCAAAGTAATCGCACTTTGATTACTCCAGAACTCTTTGATGACCTTGGAATTCAAGGACAACACGCACAATTCAACATGTCTTCGTGTAATGGTAATTCGACCATGAAGTGTCGAGTTGCTGACAGTATATGCGTTCAATCAATTGATGGAAAATCCACATTCGAATTACAAGACGTAATTGAATGCGATTCAATTCCCAGTGAATTACCGGAGATTGCAACTCCAGAAGTTGCATCTGCCTACTCGCACCTTAATCGTATTTCGTCATACTTACCTCCTCTTGATCCGAGCATCAAGGTTGAACTTTTGATTGGTCGAGATATACCTGAGATTCATCATGTGCAAGAACAAATTACTGGAGATAAAGGTGAACCTTTCGCTCAAAGATTAGCACTAGGATGGGTGGTAATAGGAGAAGTGTGCTTGGGCAAAGTACATGCTCCAAACAAAATCAGTGTACGTAAAACTCATGTTCTCAACGATGGAAGATGCACCACGTTCCCTCTTTGCGAGAATAATATAGAGATAAGTGATCTCAAAGATGACATTTTCATCAGGACGACAAATGACAACAAAGTAGGACTTTCTGTTGAAGATAGACAGTTTCTAAGTTTGATGGAGACCGATTTTAGAAAGGATGACACTGGCCATTGGTCAGCGCCATTACCGTTTAAACAACCAAAGCCACCTATTCCAAACAACCGCTCACAAGCCTGGAAACGAGCACATATACTTGACACTAGTTTGCGTAAGAATCAAACGAAACGTGATCATTTCATGACATTTATGGAGAAAGTGTTGAACAGCGGTGCAGCAGAAATTGCACCTAAAGTTATTTCAGGAGAATGTTGGTACCTTCCGCTTTTCGGAGTTTATCATCATAAAAAACCAGACCAAATAAGGGGAGTATTTGACTCGTCTGCAGTGTACGGAGATGTATCGTTAAATAATCTCTTAATGTCAGGACCAGATCTTACAAATAACCTCGTTGGAATTCTTATGCGATTTCGTAAAAATGCTATTGCTATAACTGGAGACATTGAGCAAATGTTCTACCAGTTCAGAGTGTCAAATCATCACAGAGACTACCTTAGATTCTTTTGGTACCAAGATAATGACTTTTCTAAACCTCTCATCGAATATCGTATGACATCTCACGTGTTTGGTAACACACCTTCACCTGCTGTGGCTTCTTACGGCCTTCGACAAGCTGTTGCAACCTCAGATGAAGACGTGCGTGCATTCGTATGTAATGATTTTTATGTGGACGACGGTCTCACTTCATTTACCAACAAAGAACAAGCAATCGATCTTGTAAAGAGAACTCAGAACGATCTGAAAACAAATGGACATATAAGATTTCACAAGATTGTGTCGAATGATATTGACGTCATGAAAGCTTTCCCCAGTGATGACTTAGGTAAAGACTTGAAACATTTGGACTTGTGTTCAGATATATTACCTACGCAACAAAGTCTAGGTATAACATGGGATCTTCATTCCGATAATTTTGTGTTTCATGTAAATAATGATGTCAAACCTATAACACGAAGAGGACTCCTATCTTCAATAAACAGTTTGTTTGACCCTCTTGGTTTCGTATCACCTATTGTGATTAGTGGTAAAATTATTCTCCGTGAAGTAGTTCCATCTGGAACTGACTGGGATGAACCGTTAAGTTCTGAACATGCTGATAGATGGAACCTTTGGCTTGAGTCTTTGAGATCTCTTGGCAATTTTGAAATTCCACGAATGATTACTCCTGAATCAGTGTCAACAGCGAACCATCTTGAGACTCATATATTTTGTGATGCTTCCGAACAAGCAATTTCTTCAGTAGcctatttgaaatcagttaatGAAACTGGAAATGCATCTTTAGGTTTTCTGATGGGAAAAACAAAACTAGCACCTCTGAAAGGTCACACAATTCCTAGATTGGAACTTTGTGCTGCTGTTCTAGGCGCCGAATTAGGTGAAGTCATATGCGACAACATGAATCTGTTACCGGAGACTTGTCATTACTACACAGACAGTCAAGTTGTCCTAGGATATATTAGCAATACCAAAAGACGATTTTTCACTTACGTTACAAACCGTGTTgaaaaaattcacaaaacatCAAATCCGTCTCAGTGGTCCTACATATCAACTGATCAGAATCCAGCTGATGCCGGAACTAGATTTTCAAGCTCACCAGATATGATTCTTGTTAATCGTTGGATAACAGGTCCAACATGTTTATTATCACATGATGTGATTGAAGACAATTCTTATCCGTTAGTAACACCAACTGAGGACAAGGAAGTTCGTCCTTTAGTTTTATCTAAGAAAACAGTAATTCGAAATCCAGAGATCGGTTGTCACCGTTTTACGaatttttcaagtttgaaaGCTCTCATTAGGGCAGTTTCGTTTTTGAGACATTTTGTACGTACTTGGAAATCAAAAAGTTCTAGTCAAAAAGTGTCCGAAGACAAAGATagtccaaaatttcaaaaggaaaCCGAATCTTTTATAATTCGTCAAATTCAGAATGAGATTTTTGAAAaggaaatttacaatttaaatgaaCACAAACCAATTTCAAAAGAACGCTCAATGTTGAAACTAGACCCGTTTATTGATGAGCACGGAGTTGTTAGAGTAGGAGGTAGACTCAAGCATTCAGATTTGACACTTGCTGAGAAACATTCGATACTTATTCCTGGTAGTCATCACTTCGCCAAACTTATTGTCTTACATTATCACGAACAAATACGACATCAAGGACGTCATTTAACGGAAGGCAGTATCAGAAGTGCAGGATTTTGGATAATTGGTCTGAAGCGACTAGTGAACACTGTAATATCCGAATGTGTACTGTGCCGTAGATTTCGTGGCAATCTTATGACTCAGAAAATGTCTGATTTACCGGAGGAACGACTGAAATCATGTCCACCTTTTACTTATGTTGGAGTGGATTGTTTCGGTCCTTGGGACATTGTAACTAGACGAACTCGTGGAGGAAGCGTCAACTCAAAACGATGGGCTGTACTATTTTCATGTATGTCATCTAGAGCTGTACATATTGAGGTTATTGAAGAGATGAGCACCTCATCGTTTATCAATGCGCTACGACGATTCATGTCATTAAGAGGCAAAGTTAAGGAATTCTTTTCCGACCGAGGGACAAATTTCGTTGGAGCAGCGAATGAACTTGGAATTCCTGCAATTTGTGTGGAAGATAAAACTTTGAAAACCTTTCTTAACGAAAAAGGTACTATTTGGAAGTTCAACACCCCATATTCGTCACATATGGGAGGCTCGTGGGAACGACTCATAGGCATTGCTCGCCGCATAATTGACTCTATTCTTTATGATGCAAGACACAACAAACTAACACATGAGGTTCTGTGCACCTTTATGGCGGAAACAACAGCCATCATGAACTCTCGTCCATTGATTCCAATTTCATCAGACCCTGATTCACCAAAACtctcaatcccaaccttctttaTGAGGTAA